In the Kineococcus rhizosphaerae genome, one interval contains:
- a CDS encoding alpha/beta hydrolase, with product MLHADVVDGLVDGPELDERLTDPQAALVVARRRAAARGVAPRHLAGLAVARARARRGGPGPVDDADLLVADVAVRAAAGPRPARTYVPRAGHAGTVLFLHGGGWALGDLDTDDHLCRALAVQAGVAVVSLAYRLAPEHPFPAGLDDAATVLGDLADGSFPAPAGPLTGPLAVAGAGAGGQLAALLALHCRRPHTPAVRHQLLFCPLLDGDLTRGSHQRYGDGGLGLGVEDLAWFWRMYVPDRAARRLPRVSPLRTPDLTGSVPATVVVAGADPARDEGLAYARALREAGTRCRPVLVEGVPHGFAGDPELAAGERAVRAAAEHLRATFDAPRVVDLRDRQPVSARQPF from the coding sequence GTGCTGCACGCGGACGTGGTGGACGGACTGGTGGACGGACCGGAACTCGACGAACGGCTCACCGACCCCCAGGCGGCGCTGGTCGTCGCCCGGCGGCGGGCGGCGGCGCGCGGTGTCGCGCCCCGGCACCTGGCCGGGCTGGCGGTCGCCCGCGCGCGGGCCCGCCGTGGCGGCCCCGGACCCGTCGACGACGCGGACCTGCTCGTCGCCGACGTCGCGGTGCGCGCCGCGGCCGGCCCCCGCCCCGCCCGCACCTACGTCCCCCGCGCCGGGCACGCCGGCACCGTGCTGTTCCTGCACGGCGGCGGCTGGGCCCTGGGCGACCTGGACACCGACGACCACCTGTGCCGGGCGCTGGCCGTCCAGGCGGGGGTCGCCGTCGTCAGCCTCGCCTACCGGCTGGCGCCCGAGCACCCGTTCCCCGCCGGCCTCGACGACGCCGCGACCGTCCTGGGCGACCTGGCCGACGGCTCGTTCCCCGCGCCGGCCGGTCCGCTGACGGGTCCGCTGGCCGTGGCGGGCGCGGGGGCCGGCGGGCAGCTGGCGGCCCTGCTGGCCCTGCACTGCCGCCGGCCGCACACCCCGGCCGTGCGGCACCAGCTGCTGTTCTGCCCCCTGCTGGACGGCGACCTGACGCGCGGGTCGCACCAGCGGTACGGCGACGGCGGCCTCGGCCTCGGCGTGGAGGACCTCGCCTGGTTCTGGCGCATGTACGTGCCCGACCGCGCGGCGCGGCGCCTGCCGCGGGTCTCGCCGCTGCGCACCCCCGACCTCACCGGGTCGGTGCCGGCCACCGTCGTGGTCGCCGGGGCGGACCCGGCGCGCGACGAGGGCCTCGCCTACGCCCGGGCCCTGCGGGAGGCGGGCACCCGGTGCCGGCCGGTCCTGGTGGAGGGGGTGCCCCACGGGTTCGCCGGGGACCCCGAGCTCGCGGCGGGGGAGCGCGCCGTGCGGGCCGCGGCCGAGCACCTGCGGGCCACCTTCGACGCGCCGCGCGTCGTCGACCTGCGCGACCGTCAGCCGGTGAGCGCCCGACAGCCTTTCTAG
- a CDS encoding SDR family oxidoreductase produces the protein MKLTGTTALVTGGLRGLGAAFTAELLARGATRVYATARAGGEHDDPRVEVVRLDVNDAAAVAGLAARAGDVDVVVNNAGVSTGADLLTGPLDDVRAEFETNVFGLLQVARAFAPVLAANGGGALVDVHSVLSWATSGTGYQASKAAAWGVTNGLRALLAPQGTLVTGVHLGYTATDMTAGLDVPKNDPRDVVRAALDGVERDEHEVLADEVSRQVKTLLAGDPAGLVLPR, from the coding sequence GTGAAGCTCACCGGAACCACCGCCCTCGTCACCGGCGGACTGCGCGGCCTCGGCGCCGCGTTCACCGCCGAACTCCTGGCCCGCGGCGCCACCCGGGTCTACGCCACCGCCCGCGCGGGCGGGGAGCACGACGACCCCCGCGTCGAGGTCGTCCGGCTCGACGTGAACGACGCCGCGGCCGTCGCCGGGCTCGCGGCGCGGGCCGGCGACGTCGACGTCGTCGTCAACAACGCCGGGGTGAGCACGGGGGCGGACCTGCTCACCGGCCCGCTCGACGACGTCCGCGCCGAGTTCGAGACCAACGTGTTCGGCCTCCTGCAGGTCGCCCGGGCCTTCGCGCCCGTGCTGGCCGCCAACGGCGGCGGCGCGCTCGTCGACGTCCACTCGGTCCTGTCCTGGGCCACGTCGGGCACCGGCTACCAGGCGTCCAAGGCCGCGGCGTGGGGCGTGACCAACGGGCTGCGCGCGCTGCTCGCCCCGCAGGGCACCCTCGTCACCGGCGTCCACCTCGGGTACACCGCCACCGACATGACGGCCGGCCTGGACGTGCCCAAGAACGACCCGCGCGACGTCGTGCGCGCCGCCCTCGACGGGGTGGAGCGCGACGAGCACGAGGTCCTGGCCGACGAGGTGTCCCGGCAGGTCAAGACGCTGCTGGCCGGTGACCCCGCGGGGCTGGTCCTGCCCCGCTGA
- a CDS encoding aldo/keto reductase, which produces MTVPLKKLHDGVEIPQLGFGVWQVPPEQTAEVVLQALQAGYRHIDTAAGYGNEAGVGDALRASGIAREDVFITTKLANSEHGRDKTLAAFDDSMAKLGLDYLDLYLIHWPTQADDYVETWQAFEEIKASGRVRTIGVSNFQKTHLRKLLDETGTVPTVNQVEVHPYLVQSDLRGFNDEHGIATEAWSPLAQRLNLVGDPVVTGIAGDLGRTPAQVVIRWHLQQGNIVIPKSVTPERIVANFDVTGFELSDDQVAAITALDRDERTGPDPDVFG; this is translated from the coding sequence GTGACTGTTCCCCTGAAGAAGCTGCACGACGGCGTCGAGATCCCCCAGCTGGGGTTCGGGGTCTGGCAGGTCCCCCCGGAGCAGACGGCCGAGGTCGTCCTGCAGGCCCTGCAGGCGGGGTACCGCCACATCGACACCGCCGCCGGGTACGGCAACGAGGCCGGTGTCGGTGACGCCCTGCGCGCCAGCGGGATCGCCCGCGAGGACGTGTTCATCACCACCAAGCTCGCCAACAGCGAGCACGGCCGGGACAAGACCCTCGCCGCCTTCGACGACTCGATGGCCAAGCTCGGCCTCGACTACCTCGACCTCTACCTCATCCACTGGCCCACGCAGGCCGACGACTACGTCGAGACCTGGCAGGCGTTCGAGGAGATCAAGGCCTCCGGGCGCGTGCGCACCATCGGGGTCTCGAACTTCCAGAAGACCCACCTGCGCAAGCTCCTCGACGAGACCGGCACCGTCCCGACCGTCAACCAGGTCGAGGTCCACCCCTACCTCGTGCAGTCCGACCTGCGCGGTTTCAACGACGAGCACGGCATCGCGACCGAGGCCTGGAGCCCGCTGGCGCAGCGCCTGAACCTCGTCGGGGACCCGGTCGTCACCGGCATCGCCGGCGACCTCGGCCGCACCCCCGCCCAGGTCGTCATCCGCTGGCACCTGCAGCAGGGCAACATCGTCATCCCCAAGTCCGTCACGCCCGAACGCATCGTCGCGAACTTCGACGTCACCGGGTTCGAGCTGAGCGACGACCAGGTCGCGGCGATCACGGCCCTGGACCGCGACGAGCGCACCGGCCCGGACCCCGACGTCTTCGGCTGA
- the add gene encoding adenosine deaminase, translated as MDLAAFSAALPKVELHLHLEGTLEPELKLELARRNGVDLGQTTVEEVRATYAFDSLASFLAVYYPAMDVLVTRADFRDLAMAYFTKAAQQNVRHAEVFFDPQVHVARGVAFEDVVLGYHDAVVDAEREFGMSAGLILCLVRDLPLASAEAVVEQMLEFGDRIVGIGLDSDERGHPPADFAHLFARARAAGFKVTAHCDVDQEDTVEHLRQVIEDIEVDRIDHGTNVVEDPRLLELVRRRGLGLTCCPISNSFVTSDSKAPVIADLLRRGVRVTVNSDDPAYFGGYVTENLVHLTRAADLTPDELIQLQRNAIEVSWASAEVKEGFLAELDAFEALVAPSL; from the coding sequence ATGGACCTCGCCGCGTTCAGCGCCGCCCTGCCCAAGGTCGAGCTCCACCTGCACCTCGAAGGGACCCTCGAACCCGAGCTGAAGCTGGAACTGGCCCGCCGCAACGGCGTCGACCTCGGCCAGACGACGGTGGAGGAGGTGCGGGCGACGTACGCGTTCGACTCCCTCGCCTCGTTCCTGGCCGTCTACTACCCGGCGATGGACGTCCTGGTGACGCGCGCCGACTTCCGCGACCTGGCGATGGCGTACTTCACGAAGGCCGCGCAGCAGAACGTCCGGCACGCCGAGGTGTTCTTCGACCCGCAGGTGCACGTGGCGCGCGGGGTCGCGTTCGAGGACGTCGTCCTCGGCTACCACGACGCCGTCGTCGACGCCGAGCGGGAGTTCGGGATGAGCGCGGGGCTGATCCTGTGCCTCGTGCGCGACCTGCCGCTGGCCTCGGCCGAGGCGGTCGTGGAGCAGATGCTGGAGTTCGGCGACCGGATCGTGGGGATCGGCCTGGACTCCGACGAGCGCGGCCACCCGCCGGCCGACTTCGCCCACCTGTTCGCCCGGGCGCGGGCGGCGGGTTTCAAGGTGACGGCGCACTGCGACGTCGACCAGGAGGACACCGTCGAGCACTTGCGGCAGGTGATCGAGGACATCGAGGTGGACCGCATCGACCACGGCACGAACGTCGTGGAGGACCCGCGCCTGCTGGAGCTGGTGCGCCGGCGGGGCCTGGGCCTGACGTGCTGCCCGATCTCGAACTCGTTCGTCACGTCCGACTCCAAGGCCCCGGTCATCGCCGACCTGCTGCGCCGCGGGGTCCGGGTCACGGTGAACTCCGACGACCCGGCCTACTTCGGGGGGTACGTGACGGAGAACCTCGTCCACCTGACGCGCGCGGCCGACCTCACCCCGGACGAGCTGATCCAGTTGCAGCGCAACGCGATCGAGGTCTCGTGGGCGAGCGCCGAGGTCAAGGAGGGGTTCCTGGCCGAGCTCGACGCGTTCGAGGCGCTGGTCGCCCCGTCGCTGTGA
- a CDS encoding MFS transporter — MRAYVEVLTPRDHLLLAASGLLARVPLAVVGFSALLVVRRSTGEFGLAGAVSAAVVASGALVGPALGRWGDRRGQTVALRTTALVAVLGALLFVAVTSLDAPAWLVVPAAVAVGAGAAPVGSFTRTRWARTYPRDGDRADPRLATAFALEGVFDELVWVAGPALASLVAALADPRLALLLACGAGAAGCLALSAQRHGAPVDTVRTRSWSLPVTTPDVLGVLAAGFAVGAVFGLADLSAVALTTERGVPQLAGSVLGAGALGAVVGGLVVGTLRPVADPRRGAVLTSVFFGCGYAALATVPGVVGILLLSFVAGATYAPFGVAVNRLVERAAPAARLTESLAWVSTAVTAGTAVGTALGGLVVDAAGARGGYLLVAPLAALPFVFTLAGTRWGSAR; from the coding sequence GTGCGGGCGTACGTCGAGGTGCTCACCCCGCGGGACCACCTCCTGCTGGCCGCCAGCGGACTGCTGGCCCGGGTCCCGCTGGCCGTCGTCGGGTTCTCCGCGCTGCTCGTGGTGCGGCGCAGCACGGGGGAGTTCGGGCTCGCCGGGGCGGTCTCGGCGGCGGTCGTCGCCTCGGGCGCGCTCGTCGGGCCCGCCCTCGGGCGCTGGGGCGACCGGCGCGGGCAGACCGTCGCCCTGCGCACGACGGCCCTCGTCGCGGTCCTCGGCGCGCTGCTGTTCGTGGCGGTGACCTCGCTCGACGCGCCGGCGTGGCTCGTGGTGCCCGCCGCCGTCGCCGTGGGGGCCGGGGCCGCGCCCGTCGGCTCGTTCACGCGCACGCGCTGGGCCCGCACCTACCCCCGGGACGGGGACCGCGCCGACCCCCGGCTCGCGACGGCGTTCGCCCTCGAAGGGGTCTTCGACGAACTCGTCTGGGTCGCCGGCCCGGCCCTGGCCTCGCTCGTCGCCGCCCTGGCCGACCCGCGGCTGGCGCTCCTGCTGGCCTGCGGCGCAGGCGCTGCGGGGTGCCTGGCGTTGTCCGCCCAGCGCCACGGCGCCCCCGTGGACACCGTCCGCACGCGGTCGTGGTCCCTGCCCGTCACGACCCCGGACGTCCTCGGGGTCCTGGCCGCGGGGTTCGCCGTCGGCGCGGTGTTCGGGCTGGCCGACCTGTCGGCGGTGGCGCTGACCACCGAGCGGGGGGTCCCCCAGCTCGCCGGGTCCGTCCTCGGCGCCGGGGCGCTGGGGGCCGTCGTGGGCGGCCTCGTCGTCGGGACGCTGCGACCAGTCGCCGACCCCCGGCGCGGGGCGGTGCTGACGTCGGTGTTCTTCGGCTGCGGGTACGCCGCCCTGGCCACCGTCCCCGGCGTCGTCGGGATCCTGCTGCTGAGCTTCGTCGCGGGCGCCACCTACGCGCCGTTCGGCGTCGCGGTGAACCGGCTCGTGGAACGGGCCGCCCCCGCGGCGCGCCTCACCGAGTCCCTGGCCTGGGTGAGCACCGCCGTCACCGCCGGGACGGCCGTGGGGACGGCGCTGGGCGGGCTCGTGGTCGACGCGGCCGGTGCGCGCGGCGGCTACCTCCTCGTCGCGCCGCTGGCGGCCCTGCCGTTCGTGTTCACCCTCGCCGGGACGCGGTGGGGATCGGCACGTTGA
- a CDS encoding ATP-binding protein produces the protein MTRLELRADPSAARRTRSWLREQVSSLSLTRQAQQTLELLTTELVTNAVRHGGEPIEVRFRRLDGSVRVSVSDGGPGRPLVRHVPPTATGGRGVALVDTLARRWGSDTAATGKTVWFELALS, from the coding sequence ATGACGCGTCTGGAGCTGCGGGCTGACCCGTCGGCTGCTCGGCGCACGCGGTCGTGGCTGCGCGAGCAGGTCTCCTCGTTGTCGCTGACCCGGCAGGCGCAGCAGACGCTGGAGCTGCTGACGACGGAGCTGGTGACGAACGCCGTCCGGCACGGCGGCGAGCCCATCGAGGTCCGGTTCCGCCGGCTCGACGGGTCGGTGCGGGTCTCGGTGAGCGACGGCGGGCCGGGACGGCCGCTGGTGCGGCACGTGCCGCCGACGGCGACCGGCGGACGGGGTGTCGCGCTCGTCGACACCCTCGCCCGCCGGTGGGGTTCGGACACGGCCGCCACGGGCAAGACCGTGTGGTTCGAGCTCGCCCTGAGCTGA
- a CDS encoding glycoside hydrolase family 32 protein, which yields MDFRPLAHFTAEDTWLNDPNGLIVRDGLWHLFFQNNPHGADWGNMSWGHATSRDLLTWEHHPVAIRHEGPEAIFSGSAVVHDGRLAAVYTSAYDDGRQAQSLAWSEDGTTFVKDPANPVLDRGSTGFRDPKVFRYGDSWRMVVVEADARELLVYASDDLRTWSPVGAFTDEPGVGIWECPDLFPLRLGTEEFWVLVLSVQDAEGSRVVHRVGSFDGATFTGGPPRLLDVGPDCYAVSTWTDAPDGRRVLVGWMAQPTYAGATPTTPWRGAMTAPRDLSLAWEDGAPVLVQEFSPEVRSAFSREVADLPPVALVRCGFDGDASWEFAAGPDVLRLAVEDGSLVVDRRASGSVDFHPDFARVDRVPLPSGVAEFSVFLDRCSVEVLAGSVAVTQLVFPAQPYREVRTGGTARTTIFAR from the coding sequence GTGGACTTCCGGCCGCTGGCGCACTTCACCGCCGAGGACACCTGGCTGAACGACCCGAACGGGTTGATCGTCCGGGACGGCCTCTGGCACCTGTTCTTCCAGAACAACCCGCACGGCGCGGACTGGGGGAACATGTCCTGGGGGCACGCGACGTCGCGGGACCTGCTCACCTGGGAGCACCACCCGGTCGCGATCCGCCACGAGGGGCCGGAGGCGATCTTCTCCGGCAGCGCCGTCGTCCACGACGGCCGGCTCGCGGCGGTCTACACCAGCGCGTACGACGACGGCCGGCAGGCGCAGTCGCTGGCGTGGAGCGAGGACGGGACCACCTTCGTCAAGGACCCCGCGAACCCGGTGCTGGACCGCGGCTCGACGGGTTTCCGCGACCCGAAGGTGTTCCGGTACGGCGACTCCTGGCGGATGGTCGTCGTCGAGGCGGACGCCCGGGAACTGCTCGTGTACGCCTCGGACGACCTGCGCACGTGGTCGCCGGTCGGCGCGTTCACCGACGAACCCGGGGTGGGGATCTGGGAGTGCCCCGACCTGTTCCCGCTGCGATTGGGGACGGAGGAGTTCTGGGTTCTGGTCCTCAGCGTCCAGGACGCCGAGGGTTCCCGCGTGGTCCACCGGGTGGGCTCGTTCGACGGCGCGACGTTCACCGGTGGTCCGCCCCGGCTCCTCGACGTGGGCCCGGACTGCTACGCCGTCTCGACGTGGACGGACGCCCCCGACGGCCGCCGGGTCCTCGTCGGCTGGATGGCGCAACCCACGTACGCCGGGGCCACGCCGACGACGCCGTGGCGGGGGGCGATGACGGCGCCGCGGGACCTCTCGCTGGCGTGGGAGGACGGCGCCCCGGTGCTCGTCCAGGAGTTCTCCCCCGAGGTGCGCTCGGCCTTCTCCCGCGAGGTCGCGGACCTGCCGCCCGTCGCCCTGGTCCGGTGCGGGTTCGACGGCGACGCCTCGTGGGAGTTCGCCGCGGGACCGGACGTCCTGCGCCTGGCCGTCGAGGACGGGTCGCTCGTGGTGGACCGCCGGGCCTCGGGGTCCGTCGACTTCCACCCGGACTTCGCCCGGGTCGACCGGGTTCCCCTGCCGTCCGGCGTGGCGGAGTTCTCGGTGTTCCTGGACCGGTGTTCCGTGGAGGTCCTCGCGGGGTCCGTCGCGGTGACGCAGCTCGTGTTCCCCGCGCAGCCCTACCGGGAGGTGCGGACGGGTGGCACGGCGAGGACGACGATCTTCGCCCGCTGA
- a CDS encoding TetR/AcrR family transcriptional regulator, whose product MDTTTATPSARERMVTSARELIQERGVHGVGMRDVVAHAAAPRGSLQHYFPGGKDQLVAEALTQADTASRRVLRAALADGGDPVDVVRQVLEGWRTTLRDEDFRRGCPFAATTVDTSADNPALRAAVHDRFSSWHADLATLLERPGLPAGRARTLATLVQTALQGSLVLARAHRSTAPLDDVEAELVPLLEAALLTARPATA is encoded by the coding sequence ATGGACACAACGACGGCAACCCCCTCGGCCCGCGAGCGCATGGTCACCAGCGCCCGCGAACTCATCCAGGAACGCGGCGTCCACGGCGTCGGGATGCGCGACGTCGTCGCGCACGCCGCCGCGCCCCGCGGCTCGCTGCAGCACTACTTCCCCGGCGGCAAGGACCAGCTCGTCGCCGAGGCCCTCACCCAGGCCGACACCGCCAGCCGGCGCGTGCTGCGCGCGGCGCTCGCGGACGGCGGGGACCCCGTCGACGTCGTGCGGCAGGTGCTGGAGGGCTGGCGGACGACGCTGCGCGACGAGGACTTCCGCCGCGGCTGCCCGTTCGCCGCGACGACCGTCGACACCAGCGCCGACAACCCCGCCCTGCGCGCGGCCGTCCACGACCGGTTCTCCTCCTGGCACGCGGACCTCGCCACCCTGCTCGAACGCCCGGGCCTGCCCGCCGGGCGCGCGCGGACCCTGGCCACGCTCGTGCAGACGGCGCTGCAGGGTTCCCTCGTCCTGGCCCGCGCGCACCGCTCGACGGCCCCCCTCGACGACGTCGAGGCCGAGCTCGTCCCGCTGCTGGAGGCCGCCCTTCTCACCGCGCGCCCGGCGACGGCATGA
- a CDS encoding MFS transporter, producing MPHDSRHKSPWLIVAVACLGMTMSFLTITATTTALTSLAADLRLGPVGLVWTSSAYALALAALVLSSGAFGDLAGRRTVFQLGTAVMGAGAVVTATAGTPAAVITGEVVLGAGAALVVPNSLALVTGAFTDPRRRASAVGVWAACSGVGLAVGPLVAGALLDAFTWHAVFLVDVAVAVVVLAASPFVLPNPRVPGRGVDVPGTLLATVAVAGLVVTVVEAGRSGLAPVPVLAALGTLLAAAGFVAVEKAQRRPVVRFGVFADRRTVAALLVAGVALFSFTGLALLTTLQLQRAQGLSPLASGVHLLPLMGAYVVVSSLAAAVVRRAGVRATLGAGLGATLVGVLVLHSTGAVRGPADAGLVLVGAGLGLLIAPTTAVVVGGVPAELAGMAGSVVTTVRQVGAALGGSVLGTVVTHRLPEHAGALTPAVHDGFLVAALVLLLVLLTTAVLLRPAARTVQETPEGILA from the coding sequence ATGCCCCATGACAGTCGTCATAAGTCGCCGTGGCTGATCGTGGCGGTCGCCTGCCTCGGCATGACCATGAGCTTCCTGACCATCACGGCCACCACGACGGCCCTCACCTCCCTGGCCGCCGACCTCCGCCTCGGACCCGTCGGGCTCGTCTGGACCTCCAGCGCCTACGCCCTCGCCCTCGCGGCGCTCGTGCTGTCCTCCGGCGCCTTCGGGGACCTCGCCGGACGCCGCACCGTCTTCCAGCTCGGCACGGCCGTCATGGGCGCCGGCGCCGTCGTGACCGCCACCGCCGGGACCCCGGCCGCCGTCATCACCGGCGAGGTCGTCCTCGGCGCCGGCGCCGCGCTCGTCGTCCCGAACTCCCTCGCCCTCGTCACCGGGGCGTTCACCGACCCCCGCCGGCGCGCGTCCGCGGTCGGGGTCTGGGCCGCCTGCTCCGGCGTCGGCCTGGCCGTGGGCCCGCTCGTCGCGGGAGCCCTGCTCGACGCGTTCACCTGGCACGCCGTGTTCCTCGTCGACGTGGCCGTCGCGGTCGTCGTCCTCGCCGCCTCCCCGTTCGTCCTGCCGAACCCCCGGGTCCCCGGCCGCGGCGTCGACGTCCCCGGCACCCTGCTCGCCACGGTGGCCGTCGCCGGGCTCGTCGTGACCGTCGTGGAGGCCGGACGCTCGGGCCTGGCGCCCGTGCCCGTCCTCGCCGCGCTCGGGACCCTCCTCGCCGCAGCGGGTTTCGTCGCCGTCGAGAAGGCGCAGCGGCGCCCGGTCGTCCGGTTCGGGGTCTTCGCGGACCGGCGCACGGTCGCCGCCCTCCTCGTGGCGGGCGTCGCGCTCTTCTCCTTCACCGGCCTCGCCCTGCTGACCACCCTGCAGCTGCAGCGGGCCCAGGGGCTGTCCCCGCTGGCCTCGGGAGTGCACCTGCTCCCGCTCATGGGCGCCTACGTCGTCGTGAGCTCGCTGGCCGCCGCGGTCGTGCGACGCGCCGGGGTGCGCGCCACGCTCGGCGCCGGGCTCGGCGCGACGCTCGTCGGCGTCCTCGTCCTGCACTCCACCGGCGCCGTGCGCGGCCCCGCCGACGCCGGTCTCGTCCTCGTCGGCGCCGGCCTGGGGCTGCTCATCGCCCCCACGACCGCCGTCGTCGTGGGCGGCGTCCCGGCGGAGCTGGCGGGGATGGCCGGCTCCGTGGTCACCACCGTCCGCCAGGTCGGCGCCGCCCTCGGGGGCAGCGTCCTGGGGACCGTCGTCACCCACCGCCTGCCCGAGCACGCCGGCGCCCTCACCCCCGCGGTCCACGACGGGTTCCTCGTCGCCGCCCTCGTCCTGCTCCTCGTCCTGCTGACCACGGCCGTGCTCCTGCGCCCGGCCGCGCGCACCGTCCAAGAAACCCCCGAAGGGATCCTCGCGTGA
- a CDS encoding putative bifunctional diguanylate cyclase/phosphodiesterase: protein MSVVARGPRRHPAPGRAGADVDPAARPDPRAAPATRLLLAGAALYGLVCAAAALGLVPAGTGRLADATLGNVVELGVLVALTRRARRSRGSDGYWTLLAVGVGAYCVSEVAFDVAEAVLGRGVRDVTGLELGYVVGYGALLAAAVRLVWVGARRWRVGYVAEALGILLITVALAQEYVVHPLVAGGRPSALVASWVTLVVLDALLLAGSVVVAARSGRAWWLPAAGFGLLTAADTTFTVVSLTGRYAPGSGVDAIAVAGLTLLGVAALRIRTPSAASGRSRLSIVVTPAVVLPTGFGLLVVDHVDRLSGSAVWLTAGACAAALVRLVLSQSELLELATLRREALTDDLTGIANRRALLADLERRCAADAPFALAIVDLDRFKEVNDGLGHAAGDELLRQVVGQLLQAAPEPAVVARLGGDELALVLPGTAGEAAVADVVAVHAAMVRSYVLLGHRVHVAASLGVASFPVDAQRPSDLLRCADIAMYEAKTLGGAVCAFGTGEAGAGRTRPSLTLMTQLRSALGLVEAADADCGQLVVLFQPQLDLARDAVCGAEALVRWDHPELGVLTPAEFLDEAERHGLMGHLTHHVLDRALAAAAGWPTRSGDQRLRLAVNLSATNLLDVDLPARVAGLLHRHGQDPGTLVLEITETVLMSRSPRTRSVLEGLRALGVGLSIDDFGTGYSSLAYLKELPVEEVKLDRSFVADIAHDDRSAAIVASTIWLGHRLGVRIVGEGVETARTLEVLRGLRCDTTQGFLHSRPLVADEFERWLAARRAGVGTAP, encoded by the coding sequence GTGAGCGTCGTTGCGAGGGGTCCACGGCGCCACCCGGCACCGGGACGGGCCGGGGCGGACGTCGACCCCGCCGCGCGCCCCGACCCCCGCGCCGCCCCCGCCACGCGGCTCCTGCTCGCCGGCGCCGCCCTCTACGGGCTCGTCTGCGCCGCCGCCGCCCTCGGCCTGGTCCCCGCCGGAACCGGTCGCCTCGCCGACGCCACCCTCGGCAACGTCGTGGAGCTCGGCGTCCTCGTCGCGCTCACCCGGCGGGCCCGGCGCAGCCGCGGGAGCGACGGGTACTGGACGCTGCTCGCCGTCGGCGTCGGCGCCTACTGCGTCTCGGAGGTGGCCTTCGACGTCGCCGAGGCCGTCCTCGGACGCGGCGTGCGGGACGTCACCGGCCTCGAGCTCGGCTACGTCGTCGGCTACGGGGCGCTGCTGGCCGCCGCCGTACGGCTCGTGTGGGTCGGTGCCCGGCGCTGGCGCGTGGGCTACGTCGCCGAGGCCCTCGGGATCCTGCTGATCACCGTCGCCCTGGCCCAGGAGTACGTGGTCCACCCCCTCGTCGCCGGCGGCCGGCCCTCGGCCCTGGTCGCGTCGTGGGTCACGCTCGTCGTCCTCGACGCCCTCCTGCTCGCCGGCAGCGTCGTCGTCGCCGCCCGCTCCGGGCGCGCCTGGTGGCTGCCGGCCGCCGGGTTCGGCCTGCTCACCGCCGCGGACACGACCTTCACCGTCGTCTCCCTCACCGGCCGCTACGCCCCCGGCAGCGGGGTCGACGCGATCGCCGTCGCCGGCCTGACCCTCCTGGGCGTCGCCGCGCTGCGGATCCGGACCCCCTCCGCCGCCAGCGGGCGCAGCCGGCTCTCCATCGTCGTCACCCCCGCCGTCGTCCTGCCCACCGGCTTCGGGCTGCTCGTCGTCGACCACGTCGACCGGCTCAGCGGGTCCGCCGTCTGGCTCACCGCCGGGGCCTGCGCCGCCGCGCTCGTCCGGCTCGTCCTGTCGCAGTCCGAGCTCCTCGAGCTCGCCACCCTGCGCCGCGAAGCCCTCACCGACGACCTCACGGGCATCGCCAACCGCCGCGCGCTGCTCGCCGACCTCGAACGCCGCTGCGCCGCCGACGCCCCCTTCGCGCTCGCCATCGTCGACCTCGACCGGTTCAAGGAGGTCAACGACGGCCTCGGCCACGCCGCCGGGGACGAGCTCCTGCGCCAGGTCGTCGGCCAGCTCCTGCAGGCCGCGCCGGAGCCCGCCGTCGTGGCCCGCCTCGGTGGCGACGAGCTCGCCCTCGTCCTGCCGGGCACCGCGGGGGAGGCCGCCGTCGCCGACGTCGTCGCCGTGCACGCGGCGATGGTCCGCTCGTACGTCCTGCTCGGGCACCGCGTCCACGTCGCCGCCAGCCTGGGCGTCGCCAGCTTCCCCGTCGACGCCCAGCGCCCCTCCGACCTGCTGCGCTGCGCCGACATCGCCATGTACGAGGCCAAGACCCTCGGCGGGGCCGTGTGCGCGTTCGGCACGGGCGAGGCCGGCGCGGGCCGTACGCGCCCCAGCCTGACCCTCATGACGCAGCTGCGCTCCGCCCTCGGCCTCGTCGAGGCCGCCGACGCCGACTGCGGCCAGCTCGTCGTGCTGTTCCAGCCGCAGCTCGACCTTGCCCGCGACGCCGTCTGCGGCGCCGAGGCCCTCGTGCGCTGGGACCACCCCGAGCTCGGCGTGCTCACCCCCGCCGAGTTCCTCGACGAGGCCGAACGGCACGGCCTCATGGGCCACCTCACCCACCACGTCCTCGACCGGGCCCTGGCCGCCGCGGCCGGCTGGCCCACCCGCTCCGGCGACCAGCGGCTGCGGCTGGCCGTGAACCTGTCGGCCACCAACCTGCTCGATGTCGACCTGCCCGCCCGCGTCGCCGGGCTGCTGCACCGCCACGGCCAGGACCCCGGGACGCTCGTCCTGGAGATCACCGAGACCGTCCTCATGAGCCGGTCCCCCCGCACCCGCTCGGTGCTGGAGGGGCTGCGCGCGCTGGGGGTGGGCCTGTCCATCGACGACTTCGGGACCGGGTACTCCTCGCTGGCCTACCTGAAGGAACTGCCCGTCGAGGAGGTCAAGCTCGACCGCAGCTTCGTCGCCGACATCGCCCACGACGACCGCTCGGCCGCCATCGTGGCCTCCACGATCTGGCTCGGGCACCGGCTCGGGGTCCGCATCGTCGGCGAGGGGGTCGAGACCGCACGGACCCTGGAGGTCCTGCGCGGCCTGCGGTGCGACACGACGCAGGGTTTCCTGCACTCGCGGCCGCTGGTCGCGGACGAGTTCGAGCGGTGGCTCGCGGCCCGCCGCGCCGGGGTCGGCACCGCGCCGTAG